The Halorhabdus sp. BNX81 genome includes a region encoding these proteins:
- a CDS encoding oxidoreductase: protein MSTETGDRDAMGDQSGRTVVVTGANSGIGFEVTKAFAERGADVVMACRSLDRGNAARQEIRNEAEVDDAALAVMELDLADLDSVRSFAEGVRSTYSDLHVLCNNAGVMAIPRSETADGFETQFGVNHLGHFALTGLLLDRLRDTESETRIVTQSSGLHERGEIDFDDLHGKNSYDRFDAYAQSKLANVLFAYELDRRLQAADADVTSVACHPGFAATNLQRRGPEQSGSRLRLWMMKIANAVFAQSAATGALPMLMAGTDPAVDGGEYVGPGGLLNMRGTPEMQRSSDRSYDEELARELWDVSVDLTGVGYDLPDPRQTDAAGAD, encoded by the coding sequence ATGGGCGACCAGTCAGGACGGACTGTCGTCGTCACGGGAGCCAACAGCGGAATCGGCTTCGAAGTGACGAAAGCCTTCGCCGAGAGGGGTGCTGACGTGGTCATGGCGTGTCGAAGTCTCGATCGCGGGAATGCGGCCCGGCAGGAGATACGGAACGAAGCCGAGGTCGACGACGCAGCACTCGCGGTCATGGAACTCGATCTGGCCGACCTCGATTCGGTGCGATCGTTCGCGGAGGGCGTCCGATCGACGTATTCGGATCTCCACGTCCTGTGTAACAACGCCGGCGTGATGGCGATTCCGCGGAGTGAGACCGCAGACGGCTTCGAGACCCAATTCGGCGTCAATCACCTCGGTCACTTCGCGCTCACGGGTCTCCTTCTCGACCGGCTTCGGGACACCGAAAGTGAGACGCGGATCGTTACCCAGAGCAGCGGCCTTCACGAGCGAGGGGAGATCGATTTCGATGACCTCCACGGCAAGAACTCCTACGACCGGTTCGACGCCTACGCCCAGTCGAAACTCGCGAACGTGCTGTTCGCCTACGAACTCGATAGACGGCTTCAGGCGGCCGACGCGGACGTCACGAGCGTCGCCTGCCACCCCGGTTTCGCCGCGACGAACCTCCAGCGACGGGGGCCCGAACAGTCGGGTTCACGGCTTCGACTATGGATGATGAAAATTGCCAACGCCGTCTTCGCCCAGTCCGCCGCCACGGGCGCACTCCCGATGCTCATGGCCGGGACCGATCCTGCCGTCGACGGCGGAGAATACGTCGGGCCGGGCGGCTTGCTGAACATGCGCGGTACCCCGGAGATGCAACGATCCAGTGACCGGTCCTACGATGAGGAACTCGCCAGGGAACTCTGGGACGTCTCGGTCGATCTCACTGGGGTGGGCTATGACCTGCCGGATCCCCGCCAAACGGATGCTGCTGGCGCGGACTGA
- a CDS encoding radical SAM protein: MTEEHPHGDDPPSASSRGHGGPPGASNPGHPGGHPGTRNYDERPLIVTWEVTQACELECDHCRAEAQPERDPAELSTADGKDFIDSIADFASPQPILVFSGGDPLERPDLFELLDHAADRDITTAVTPAPTANLTESVIGKLADAGVERIALSLDGATADAHDEFRGEDSSFARVEQAARQAREAGMEIQINTTVTANTVEDLPAIADMVEAFDAAMWEVFFLVPIGRGEELAQLDPERTVEVMEWLYRRGQAAPYRVITVEAPHYRRVADELERRESGDGVRVGSTRAGKGFVFVSYEGEVYPSGFLPQSGGNVTDRSLVDIYRNADLFERLRDTDQFVGSCGECEYLDLCGGSRSRAHAVTGNPLASDPLCPWVGQVGDTV, translated from the coding sequence ATGACCGAGGAGCATCCACATGGTGACGACCCGCCGTCGGCATCGAGCCGGGGTCACGGCGGCCCTCCCGGAGCGTCGAATCCGGGCCACCCTGGCGGTCATCCCGGGACCCGGAACTACGACGAGCGCCCGCTGATCGTCACCTGGGAGGTGACCCAGGCCTGCGAACTCGAATGTGATCACTGCCGGGCGGAAGCACAACCGGAACGCGACCCGGCGGAGCTCTCGACGGCGGACGGGAAAGACTTCATCGACTCGATCGCTGACTTCGCCAGCCCACAGCCGATTCTCGTGTTCTCCGGCGGCGATCCCCTGGAGCGGCCGGACCTCTTCGAACTGCTCGATCACGCAGCCGACCGTGACATCACGACGGCTGTGACGCCCGCGCCGACGGCAAACCTGACAGAGAGCGTGATCGGCAAACTCGCCGACGCCGGCGTCGAGCGGATCGCGCTCTCACTGGATGGGGCCACCGCCGACGCCCACGACGAGTTCCGCGGCGAGGACAGCTCGTTTGCCCGCGTCGAGCAGGCCGCCCGCCAGGCTCGCGAGGCAGGGATGGAGATCCAGATCAACACGACCGTCACCGCGAACACCGTCGAGGATCTGCCCGCGATCGCCGACATGGTCGAAGCGTTTGACGCCGCGATGTGGGAAGTGTTCTTCCTCGTCCCCATCGGCCGCGGCGAGGAACTCGCCCAGCTCGATCCCGAGCGGACCGTCGAGGTGATGGAGTGGCTCTATCGCCGTGGCCAGGCGGCTCCATATCGGGTAATCACGGTCGAAGCGCCACACTACCGGCGGGTTGCCGACGAACTCGAACGTCGGGAGTCCGGCGATGGCGTCCGCGTCGGTTCGACGCGGGCTGGGAAGGGCTTCGTGTTCGTCAGCTACGAGGGCGAGGTCTACCCGTCAGGCTTTCTCCCGCAGAGCGGTGGGAACGTCACGGACCGGAGCCTCGTGGACATCTACCGCAACGCCGATCTGTTCGAGCGACTCCGCGATACTGACCAGTTCGTCGGTTCCTGTGGGGAGTGTGAGTATCTGGATCTCTGTGGCGGTTCGCGATCCCGCGCCCACGCCGTTACCGGAAATCCGCTCGCGAGCGACCCGCTGTGTCCGTGGGTCGGGCAGGTGGGAGACACCGTCTGA
- a CDS encoding ABC transporter permease — MPDQESGSSDSFLGDSRLTIAKRDVASLSREKTIILALVIQLFIAAFSSFLVVGLTSLYDPGSVEASGIDIGVSGDATAELEDAAAAVDGVEVTPYADRAEAMAGFQARTVRGLVHAETVGGEIRVTATVPEGSIESTLVVVQLRSVLEELERTERIDRSDFLDAPPVTLPAETSSSPYFGFTYTVLVPLLLFLPPFISGSIAVDAITEEIERGTLELLRVAPVSLVDIVDGKALGMAILAPLQAILWIVLLGANGIAIRNVPALVLLVAATAVLVVVFGIVLGLLTGKRQQAQLLYSVLVLGAFGALALLPEHLATVAAKLAVGSATTVTIATVAGVTLSAVVGYAAMRRYVTRIDTERY, encoded by the coding sequence TTGCCTGACCAAGAATCCGGATCGAGCGACTCGTTCCTCGGCGATAGCCGATTGACCATCGCAAAGCGGGACGTGGCCTCGCTCTCCCGGGAGAAGACGATCATCCTCGCGCTGGTCATCCAGTTGTTCATCGCCGCGTTCTCGTCGTTCCTCGTCGTGGGCCTGACCTCGTTGTACGATCCCGGGTCCGTCGAGGCAAGCGGGATCGATATCGGCGTTTCAGGTGACGCGACGGCCGAACTCGAAGACGCCGCGGCGGCCGTCGACGGGGTCGAGGTCACGCCGTACGCCGACCGGGCCGAGGCGATGGCAGGGTTCCAGGCTCGGACCGTCCGGGGGCTAGTACACGCCGAAACGGTTGGGGGAGAGATACGGGTGACGGCAACTGTCCCCGAGGGGAGCATCGAGTCGACGCTGGTCGTCGTCCAGCTTCGGTCGGTCCTCGAAGAGCTCGAACGGACCGAGCGGATCGACCGAAGTGACTTCCTCGATGCGCCGCCCGTCACGCTTCCGGCAGAGACGAGTTCGAGTCCGTACTTCGGGTTCACCTACACCGTGCTCGTGCCGCTCCTGCTGTTCTTGCCTCCGTTCATCAGCGGGTCGATCGCCGTCGACGCGATCACCGAGGAGATCGAACGCGGGACGCTCGAACTCCTGCGCGTCGCGCCGGTCTCTCTCGTGGATATCGTCGACGGGAAAGCACTGGGGATGGCGATCCTGGCACCACTTCAGGCGATCCTCTGGATCGTGTTGCTCGGTGCCAACGGCATCGCGATCCGGAACGTCCCGGCACTGGTACTTCTGGTGGCAGCCACCGCAGTCCTGGTCGTCGTCTTCGGGATCGTCCTGGGGCTGCTGACCGGGAAACGCCAGCAGGCACAGCTACTGTACTCGGTGCTAGTGTTGGGTGCCTTCGGCGCGCTCGCCTTGTTGCCCGAGCACCTGGCTACTGTCGCGGCGAAACTCGCTGTCGGCAGCGCGACGACGGTGACGATCGCGACCGTCGCTGGTGTAACGTTGAGTGCCGTCGTCGGGTACGCCGCGATGCGCCGCTATGTGACGCGGATCGATACCGAACGATATTGA
- a CDS encoding PrsW family glutamic-type intramembrane protease — translation MRLRKVLRIGWWEVTKNAGGIDRRTAAVTIGALVVLGALAPLIASQGVALDAGLYRVGVDESSPYHDVVERDPTFAVKPPTRDGISSGRVDLLIDGTVVTPTDSPKGSAALTELRSSVQAYNDWLMDQDDNQTAAYPVSVTLTSVERRPLDSTGTDDGASDGGASGGDDTGGNSNASGDAPGAGDGDTGGGAGGTDGDTTGSGGGGLAGGLGGLAGSLGGGSTTGSPSDIAPPFPFGSLVLAFVFVLPLNFIIQAYGSSILSERLKRRGELMLVSPVTRGDIIAGKTLPYFLGAMAFEVLITAGLVVFATDGANGVISVLAVIPLVLLFLGATFLAGMFARSFKELTFLTVTITVGLTSYAFVPAIFTDVTPIALISPLTIVVRDIQGQAVGLMEFVFSTLPPLLTAAVLFGLGAGLYREEDMFTQRPVPLKVLDSLSGRIKRRTSAAKLSIILLPFVLVIELVAVAMAYPIWLGAPELAVVFVLVAVAVIEEIAKSLHLYAGFVHRKYERTIANAVVVGSLSGLGFFLAEKLGLIVQLLGTDLPAVQQAAFVTGGAEYGVSPLLAVGLLLAPLALHAVTATTSAIGAARSRRGYAVGLLAAIVIHLAYNLTVVTFLA, via the coding sequence GTGCGTCTCAGAAAGGTCCTCCGGATCGGCTGGTGGGAAGTCACGAAGAACGCCGGCGGGATCGACCGCCGGACGGCGGCTGTCACGATCGGTGCGCTCGTCGTCCTCGGCGCGCTTGCGCCACTCATTGCCAGCCAGGGCGTCGCACTCGACGCCGGACTGTACCGCGTCGGCGTCGACGAGTCCAGCCCCTACCACGACGTGGTTGAGCGAGACCCGACGTTCGCCGTCAAGCCGCCGACTCGGGACGGCATTTCGAGTGGCCGAGTCGACCTACTGATCGACGGAACCGTGGTCACACCCACCGACTCGCCGAAGGGGAGCGCTGCACTGACGGAACTGCGGAGTTCGGTTCAGGCGTACAACGACTGGCTGATGGACCAGGACGATAACCAGACTGCAGCCTACCCAGTCTCAGTGACGCTGACCTCCGTCGAGCGGCGACCGCTTGATTCTACAGGCACTGACGACGGAGCCAGCGACGGAGGAGCGTCCGGCGGAGACGACACCGGTGGCAACAGCAATGCATCCGGAGACGCCCCTGGAGCCGGCGATGGCGATACCGGCGGTGGTGCCGGTGGAACTGACGGTGACACTACGGGCAGTGGTGGGGGTGGATTGGCCGGCGGCCTCGGGGGGTTGGCTGGCAGCCTCGGTGGCGGGAGCACGACCGGGTCGCCGTCGGACATCGCGCCCCCCTTCCCGTTTGGCTCGCTCGTGCTGGCGTTCGTCTTCGTCCTCCCGCTGAATTTCATCATTCAGGCCTACGGGAGTTCGATTCTCAGTGAACGACTCAAACGCCGCGGTGAACTCATGCTGGTCTCACCGGTCACTCGCGGGGATATCATCGCCGGGAAGACGCTGCCGTATTTCCTCGGGGCGATGGCCTTCGAGGTACTCATCACTGCCGGGCTCGTCGTCTTTGCGACCGACGGGGCAAACGGGGTCATCTCCGTTCTGGCGGTGATACCGCTGGTGCTCCTCTTCCTCGGGGCGACGTTTCTCGCGGGGATGTTCGCCCGGTCGTTCAAGGAGCTTACCTTCCTGACGGTCACGATCACCGTCGGCCTGACCAGTTACGCGTTCGTGCCAGCCATTTTCACCGACGTGACGCCGATCGCACTCATCTCGCCGCTGACGATCGTCGTCCGGGATATCCAGGGTCAGGCGGTCGGACTCATGGAGTTCGTCTTCTCGACGCTCCCGCCGCTTTTGACGGCGGCCGTGCTGTTCGGCCTCGGCGCGGGGCTGTACCGCGAGGAGGACATGTTCACCCAGCGGCCGGTCCCGCTGAAAGTGCTTGATTCACTGTCCGGTCGGATCAAGCGCCGGACGAGCGCGGCGAAACTCTCGATTATCCTGTTGCCGTTCGTCCTCGTGATCGAATTGGTCGCGGTCGCGATGGCCTATCCGATCTGGCTCGGCGCACCTGAACTTGCGGTGGTCTTCGTGCTGGTCGCCGTCGCCGTCATCGAGGAGATCGCCAAGAGTCTCCACCTCTACGCCGGGTTCGTCCACCGGAAGTATGAACGGACGATCGCGAACGCGGTCGTCGTCGGGTCGCTATCTGGACTCGGCTTTTTCCTCGCGGAGAAACTCGGCCTCATCGTCCAGTTGCTCGGGACCGATCTGCCGGCCGTCCAGCAGGCCGCGTTCGTCACCGGCGGTGCGGAGTACGGCGTCTCACCGCTGTTGGCCGTTGGACTCCTGCTCGCGCCGCTCGCGCTGCACGCGGTTACGGCGACGACCTCGGCCATCGGGGCGGCCCGGAGCCGACGTGGATACGCTGTCGGACTCCTGGCCGCGATCGTCATTCACCTGGCCTACAACCTCACGGTGGTGACGTTCCTTGCCTGA
- a CDS encoding ABC transporter ATP-binding protein — protein MIEVDDLRKEYGGFAAVEGSTFSVDRGEVFGIIGPNGAGKTTTLKMLAGLIEPTAGDVRIAGLAADDSAMRRRLGFLPEESPLYEEMTPISYLSFFADLYDVPENQAITRIHDTLDRLDLQHRDRPLGDMSKGMKRKVAIARSLINDPDVLIYDEPASGLDPLTTNFIIEFTTELAEAGKTIVFSAHNLFHVESICDRVAIMNEGSIVARGPLETLREEHGKTTYHVYTTVELPGSEAKNGRYVRSVATMDEVEETRSAAADRDGEVVDIRTEEASLEEVFLNVADEPARAAATGTTGTGAVEPGE, from the coding sequence ATGATCGAGGTAGACGATCTCCGCAAGGAGTACGGCGGCTTCGCGGCCGTCGAGGGGAGTACCTTTTCGGTCGACCGCGGCGAGGTGTTCGGCATCATCGGGCCCAACGGCGCGGGCAAGACGACGACGCTGAAGATGCTCGCCGGCCTGATCGAACCGACTGCGGGCGACGTCAGGATCGCCGGCCTCGCGGCCGACGATTCGGCGATGCGACGGCGATTGGGCTTTCTCCCCGAGGAGTCGCCGCTGTACGAGGAGATGACGCCGATTTCGTACCTTTCCTTTTTCGCTGACCTCTACGACGTTCCCGAGAACCAGGCGATCACGCGTATCCACGACACGCTCGACAGACTGGATCTCCAGCACCGCGATCGGCCGCTGGGAGACATGTCCAAGGGCATGAAACGGAAGGTCGCGATCGCCCGGTCGCTGATCAACGATCCCGACGTGTTGATCTACGACGAACCCGCGAGCGGTCTTGATCCGCTGACGACGAACTTCATCATCGAGTTCACGACCGAACTCGCCGAGGCGGGCAAGACGATCGTCTTCAGCGCCCACAATCTCTTTCACGTCGAGAGCATCTGTGATCGGGTCGCGATCATGAACGAGGGCTCGATCGTCGCCCGGGGACCACTCGAAACCCTCCGGGAGGAGCACGGCAAAACGACCTATCACGTCTACACGACCGTCGAACTGCCCGGCAGTGAAGCAAAGAACGGACGGTACGTTCGCAGCGTCGCCACGATGGACGAGGTCGAGGAAACCCGATCCGCGGCCGCCGACCGTGATGGCGAGGTAGTCGATATCCGGACCGAGGAGGCGAGTCTCGAAGAGGTGTTCCTGAACGTCGCCGACGAACCCGCCCGTGCGGCCGCGACCGGGACGACGGGCACGGGTGCCGTCGAACCGGGGGAGTGA
- a CDS encoding SDR family oxidoreductase, with amino-acid sequence MTKYDFDGRVAAVTGGASGIGRETAIQFAENGAAVVIGDVDDEKGGAVVADIEDAGGEAVYVRTDVTEMDEVEAMVETAVEEFGRIDYAVNNAGIGGDQVPAGDVEEDGWEQVVDINLNGVWRSLKAELAEMTDQDDGGVVINMASVLGKVGFENSAAYVSAKHGVLGLTKTAAWEYAEDGIRVNAVCPGFIETQMLDDAGITTNDDVREWIAGMHSEGRLGQPDEIADAVMWLCSDGASFTNGEALTVDSGFTAR; translated from the coding sequence ATGACAAAATATGACTTCGATGGCCGCGTCGCGGCCGTCACGGGCGGAGCTTCCGGAATCGGCCGAGAGACAGCGATTCAGTTCGCCGAAAACGGAGCCGCGGTCGTGATCGGGGATGTCGACGACGAGAAAGGTGGGGCCGTCGTTGCCGACATCGAGGACGCCGGCGGCGAGGCCGTCTACGTTCGGACGGACGTGACGGAGATGGACGAGGTCGAGGCGATGGTCGAGACCGCTGTCGAGGAGTTCGGCCGGATCGACTACGCGGTCAACAACGCGGGTATCGGCGGTGACCAGGTACCGGCGGGCGATGTCGAGGAAGACGGCTGGGAGCAAGTCGTCGACATCAACCTCAACGGCGTCTGGCGCTCGCTGAAAGCCGAACTTGCGGAGATGACCGACCAGGACGACGGCGGCGTCGTGATCAACATGGCGTCGGTCCTCGGGAAAGTCGGCTTCGAGAACTCCGCGGCGTACGTCTCGGCCAAACACGGGGTGCTCGGGCTTACAAAAACTGCAGCCTGGGAGTACGCCGAGGACGGCATCCGTGTCAACGCGGTCTGTCCCGGGTTCATCGAGACCCAGATGCTGGACGACGCCGGCATCACCACCAACGATGACGTCCGCGAGTGGATCGCCGGGATGCACTCTGAAGGGCGTCTCGGACAGCCCGATGAGATCGCTGACGCGGTCATGTGGCTGTGTTCCGACGGGGCTTCGTTCACCAACGGCGAGGCACTCACCGTCGACAGCGGCTTCACCGCTCGATAA
- a CDS encoding SDR family oxidoreductase: MSVQFDFSDYVVLVTGAGGALGSATVEAFLDAGATVCAADVIGPDDEGYPLDPDQDRLRTYQADFTDEAAVQAAVEDIVAEHGRLDTLVTVAGTWQGGDPVEETSTETFDLLADVNVRTAFLAAKHVLPHLQTTGGSIVTVSSTSSLQGGSGDGLYRASKAAVRLLTESIAAENEGTVRANTVMPDVIDTPANREMMPDADHDAWVDPADIADVIRFLCSEAASPITGGAIPLDHSG, translated from the coding sequence ATGTCAGTCCAGTTTGATTTCAGCGATTACGTGGTACTGGTGACCGGTGCTGGCGGCGCGCTCGGGAGTGCCACAGTCGAAGCGTTTCTCGATGCGGGCGCGACAGTGTGTGCCGCCGACGTGATCGGCCCGGACGACGAGGGATACCCCCTCGATCCCGACCAGGATCGACTCCGGACATACCAGGCCGATTTCACCGACGAAGCGGCCGTACAGGCCGCCGTCGAGGACATCGTCGCCGAACACGGTCGGTTGGATACCCTCGTCACCGTGGCGGGCACCTGGCAGGGCGGCGATCCCGTCGAGGAGACGAGTACTGAGACGTTCGATCTTCTCGCTGATGTGAACGTCCGGACGGCGTTTCTCGCTGCCAAGCACGTCCTTCCCCACCTTCAGACGACCGGCGGGTCGATCGTGACGGTCTCCTCGACGTCGTCGCTTCAGGGTGGTTCCGGGGACGGGCTCTACCGTGCCTCGAAGGCCGCCGTTCGATTGCTAACTGAATCCATCGCTGCCGAGAACGAAGGGACGGTCAGGGCGAATACCGTCATGCCCGACGTGATCGACACGCCGGCTAACCGGGAGATGATGCCCGACGCCGACCACGACGCGTGGGTCGACCCCGCGGATATCGCCGACGTGATTCGGTTCCTGTGTAGCGAGGCGGCGTCGCCGATCACGGGCGGCGCGATTCCGCTCGATCACTCGGGGTGA
- a CDS encoding sodium-dependent transporter, with amino-acid sequence MSVDETEGGSWSTRIGFILAAVGSAIGLGNIWRFPYQVHANGGGAFLIPYFAALLLAGIPVLLVEIWLGSETGLTTPLAIREKFKESEFLGWWAVLNGFIVNAYYVVILGWSAAFIVFSITHGFDLATGDFFTNFKSFLTSWYPVAGVIAIWAVNYVILQLGIEDGLERANKLFVPFIWVLVILLAVRGMLLPSGLEGLEFYLTPDFGALTDPGIWISAFGQIYFTLSVALGIMITYSSYQPEGQDITNNAFIIAFANSGFAFLAGFAIFPYLLAADAGATDSIGLAFVVLPQAFQTIPFTPIVGAIFFLLLTLAGLSSSLSLAEAQVGPLRQKLGFGRATTVNAVSLAGVALSLVIALEGPLGLLGSGEAVGDSLQLLSMFDTSSATYTLPMIALGETLIFGWVYGVGAFDGGQRIATAANAVSDFSIPPRLYAAVLQIVVPTALGYTILSQIVVDGKTGLIAPLVIIFSAAISSYVTQRADTVAANGGDGA; translated from the coding sequence ATGAGTGTCGACGAAACAGAGGGAGGATCGTGGTCGACCCGGATCGGGTTCATCCTCGCGGCAGTGGGATCGGCAATCGGACTCGGGAACATCTGGCGGTTCCCGTACCAAGTCCACGCCAACGGCGGCGGCGCCTTCTTGATCCCGTATTTCGCCGCGTTGCTCCTGGCGGGCATACCGGTGCTCCTTGTGGAGATCTGGCTCGGCAGTGAGACGGGACTGACGACGCCGCTCGCGATCCGCGAGAAGTTCAAAGAGAGCGAGTTCCTCGGGTGGTGGGCCGTCCTGAACGGCTTCATCGTCAACGCCTACTACGTCGTCATCCTGGGGTGGTCGGCGGCGTTCATCGTGTTCTCGATCACGCATGGCTTTGATCTCGCCACCGGGGATTTCTTCACCAACTTCAAGTCCTTCCTCACGTCGTGGTATCCGGTCGCCGGCGTGATCGCGATCTGGGCGGTGAATTACGTGATCCTGCAGTTGGGCATCGAGGACGGCCTCGAACGGGCGAACAAACTGTTCGTCCCGTTCATCTGGGTGCTCGTCATCCTGCTCGCGGTTCGGGGGATGCTGCTGCCCAGCGGCCTCGAAGGTCTGGAGTTCTATCTGACGCCTGACTTCGGGGCGTTGACTGATCCGGGTATCTGGATCAGTGCGTTCGGACAGATCTACTTCACACTCAGCGTCGCATTGGGGATCATGATCACCTATTCGTCCTACCAACCGGAGGGCCAGGACATCACCAACAACGCCTTCATCATCGCCTTCGCGAACTCCGGCTTTGCATTCCTGGCTGGCTTTGCGATCTTCCCGTATCTGCTCGCGGCGGACGCTGGGGCGACCGACAGCATCGGTCTCGCCTTCGTCGTGCTCCCGCAAGCGTTCCAGACGATTCCGTTTACACCGATCGTCGGCGCGATATTCTTCCTCTTGCTGACGCTTGCGGGACTCTCCTCGTCGCTCTCACTCGCGGAGGCCCAGGTCGGCCCGCTCCGGCAAAAACTCGGATTCGGCCGCGCGACAACTGTCAACGCCGTGTCCCTGGCTGGCGTCGCCCTGAGTCTCGTGATCGCCCTCGAAGGACCGCTCGGGTTGCTCGGCAGTGGGGAAGCGGTCGGCGATTCGCTGCAGTTGCTCTCGATGTTCGATACCTCGAGTGCGACCTACACGCTGCCGATGATCGCGCTGGGCGAGACACTCATCTTCGGGTGGGTCTACGGCGTCGGTGCGTTCGACGGCGGCCAGCGGATCGCCACTGCCGCCAATGCTGTCAGCGACTTCTCGATTCCGCCGCGGCTGTACGCGGCCGTCCTCCAGATCGTCGTCCCGACGGCACTGGGCTATACGATCCTCTCCCAGATCGTCGTGGATGGCAAAACCGGCCTGATTGCGCCGCTGGTGATTATTTTCTCCGCGGCGATATCCTCTTATGTCACCCAACGGGCGGACACCGTCGCCGCGAACGGAGGTGATGGTGCATGA
- a CDS encoding MetS family NSS transporter small subunit, with protein MTAIDPGALAMAIFGFVFLFGGLAVTLWIALQSGGYSDDESMDGDKATADDE; from the coding sequence ATGACGGCGATCGATCCGGGGGCGCTCGCGATGGCCATCTTCGGCTTCGTGTTCCTGTTTGGCGGCCTCGCCGTGACGCTGTGGATAGCCCTTCAGTCGGGTGGATATAGCGACGACGAATCGATGGATGGCGACAAAGCGACAGCGGACGATGAGTGA
- a CDS encoding sodium-dependent transporter — protein sequence MSDRDAWTTRIGFILAAVGSAVGLGNVWRFPWMTAENGGSAFLGVYLVIVFAIALPGLIGEFVIGRRGERNPVGTFERLQSSSWRPIGWIAVFTSLIVLTFYSVAGGWVLRYVFDSLGGDLLLKGIGLAETTAFGAPSAHFGAISSGPAALVAHLVFISFTGGIVYFGIADGIERATKVMVPAIVALLVGLAVWAFTLDGAGAGLSYYLSPDFDYLANNFVSVVEAATGQALFTLSVGAGVMLTYASYLDEDRSLFVDGGSIAVLNTAIGVLAGFVVFPIIYSFGSIEAGTGGPGVIFVSLAQAFSQLPFGRALGAIFYLILAMAALSSAISIMEVLVAYLVDEHAIERERATVGITLLFASTGTVCALRSDVFALFADNLANLGLASGLLAFLLFAVWILREEATEELRLGGGSVTDALARPWAVLIATVLPIFLAFSIFSGLPAALTTLGEVLGGVPAWGYLAGAIVVIGLAHALVFRSEIAAIAE from the coding sequence ATGAGTGATCGCGACGCCTGGACGACCCGGATCGGGTTCATCCTCGCGGCCGTGGGATCAGCTGTCGGACTGGGGAACGTCTGGCGGTTCCCCTGGATGACCGCCGAGAACGGCGGGAGTGCGTTCCTGGGCGTCTATCTCGTGATCGTGTTCGCGATCGCACTCCCGGGTTTGATCGGCGAGTTCGTCATCGGCCGACGCGGGGAGCGCAATCCCGTCGGGACGTTCGAACGACTCCAGTCGTCGTCGTGGCGACCCATCGGCTGGATCGCAGTGTTCACGTCGCTGATCGTCCTGACGTTCTACAGCGTCGCCGGTGGATGGGTGCTCCGGTACGTCTTCGACAGCCTGGGTGGCGACCTTCTTTTAAAAGGCATCGGCCTCGCCGAGACCACCGCCTTCGGCGCGCCGAGCGCGCACTTCGGGGCGATATCGTCCGGTCCTGCCGCCCTGGTCGCGCATCTCGTCTTCATCAGCTTCACCGGCGGAATCGTCTATTTTGGCATCGCCGACGGCATCGAACGCGCGACGAAGGTGATGGTGCCGGCGATCGTCGCCCTGTTGGTCGGCCTCGCCGTGTGGGCGTTCACCCTGGACGGGGCTGGCGCTGGCCTGTCGTATTACCTCTCGCCGGATTTTGACTACCTCGCAAACAACTTCGTGTCCGTCGTCGAGGCCGCAACCGGACAGGCCCTGTTCACCCTCTCGGTGGGCGCGGGTGTCATGTTGACCTACGCCTCCTATCTCGACGAGGATCGGTCGCTGTTCGTCGACGGCGGATCGATCGCCGTGCTCAACACCGCGATCGGCGTCCTCGCTGGCTTCGTCGTCTTCCCGATCATCTACTCCTTCGGGTCGATCGAAGCGGGGACGGGTGGCCCGGGCGTGATCTTCGTCAGCCTCGCACAGGCGTTCAGTCAGTTGCCCTTCGGGCGAGCGCTCGGGGCGATTTTCTATCTCATACTCGCGATGGCGGCGCTGTCGAGTGCGATCTCCATCATGGAGGTGCTCGTCGCGTACCTCGTCGACGAACACGCGATCGAGCGCGAACGGGCGACGGTCGGCATCACGCTGTTGTTCGCGTCAACCGGCACGGTGTGTGCGCTCAGAAGCGACGTGTTCGCGCTGTTCGCCGACAATCTCGCGAACCTCGGTCTCGCGAGCGGCCTGCTGGCGTTCCTGCTGTTTGCGGTGTGGATCCTGCGCGAGGAGGCAACCGAGGAACTCCGCCTCGGCGGCGGGAGCGTCACTGACGCGCTCGCGCGCCCCTGGGCCGTGTTGATCGCAACGGTGCTCCCGATCTTCCTGGCGTTCTCTATTTTCAGCGGCCTGCCAGCCGCGCTGACGACGCTCGGAGAGGTACTCGGCGGCGTTCCCGCATGGGGCTATCTCGCCGGCGCGATCGTCGTGATCGGCCTCGCCCACGCGCTCGTCTTCCGGTCCGAGATCGCAGCGATCGCCGAGTGA